CCCGAAGCCTGGCTGTTTGCGCTCGGCGCTCTGTTCGTACTGGTCACCCTGTTCCTGCCCAAAGGGCTGGTCGGGCTGGCTGGTCAGCGTAAATGGCGGCGGACGCCCAAGGCTGCCCTCAGTGGCCTGCCCCAGCAACAGGAGTCTGCATGATGAATATGTCGAGTGTGCTGGAAAAACCCGCCAGTCTGCTGGAGCGGGCGCGGGCCAGTTATCCCCGTGACCGGGTGTTCGAGTTCATGCAGCCGAGGCCGGAGTTCGATCAGCCGGTGGATACCCGCAAGGGGCCGATTCTCTATGTGGAAGGGGTGAGCGTCAGCTTTGACGGCTTCAAAGCGCTGAATAACCTGTCGCTGTATATCAACGACGGCGAACTGCGCTGCATCATCGGCCCGAATGGCGCAGGCAAGACCACCATGATGGATGTCATCACCGGCAAGACCCGACCGGATCAGGGTCAGGTGTATTTCGGCCAGAGCATCAATCTGCTGGCACTGCAGGAACACGAAATTGCCCGCGGCGGTATCGGCCGCAAATTCCAGAAGCCGACCGTACTGGAAACTCTCAGCGTCTACGACAATCTGGAACTGGCGATGGCGTCCAATAAAGGCGTCTGGTCCTGCCTGCTGCACACACTCAACGGTG
This Pokkaliibacter sp. MBI-7 DNA region includes the following protein-coding sequences:
- the urtD gene encoding urea ABC transporter ATP-binding protein UrtD, giving the protein MSSVLEKPASLLERARASYPRDRVFEFMQPRPEFDQPVDTRKGPILYVEGVSVSFDGFKALNNLSLYINDGELRCIIGPNGAGKTTMMDVITGKTRPDQGQVYFGQSINLLALQEHEIARGGIGRKFQKPTVLETLSVYDNLELAMASNKGVWSCLLHTLNGEQRDRIAEVLHLIRLTAQARQQAGALSHGQKQWLEIGMLLMQNPRILLVDEPVAGMTGEETERTAELLTSLAGRHAVIVVEHDMAFVRSIARTVTVLHQGSVLAEGSMDKIQNDPKVIEVYLGE